A single Fusobacterium hominis DNA region contains:
- a CDS encoding CoA-disulfide reductase — protein sequence MKKKIIIIGGVAAGMSAAAKAKRLNPELEITVYEKTDIVSWGACGLPYYVGDFYEDPHMMIAREPKQFAKDGIVVKSLHEVVDVDIEKKQITVLNIKENIKFNDFYDELIIATGASAINPPIKNIDAKNIFHLKSFQDGVELKQELIKPENKDVVIVGAGYIGLEAAEAAKHLNKNVRIIQRGSRVVAGSFDEEITDIMQEELNSTENLALHLNENVLEFEIDDNGKVCGVKTDKGNYKTDLVIIAIGVKPNTDFLINKGFYMLRNGALIIDGKGRTNVKDVYAAGDCASVYHKVRKDNVYIPLATTSNKIGRVVGEHLAGVEIEFKGTLGSAAIKVMNLEAGRTGISEKEAIELNIPYKTVFIEDANQTSYYPGQEDLYAKLIFHKENRKILGGQLIGKKGAVLRVDVLAAAIDKEMTVDELGMLDLCYAPPFALTWDTLNTLGNVAKSKLSK from the coding sequence ATGAAGAAAAAAATTATTATTATCGGAGGAGTTGCTGCAGGCATGAGTGCTGCTGCAAAAGCTAAAAGACTCAATCCAGAACTAGAAATAACTGTATATGAAAAAACAGATATCGTATCTTGGGGAGCTTGTGGATTGCCCTATTATGTAGGAGATTTTTATGAAGATCCACACATGATGATAGCAAGAGAACCAAAACAATTTGCAAAAGATGGAATTGTAGTTAAAAGTCTACATGAAGTAGTTGATGTAGATATAGAAAAGAAACAAATTACTGTTTTAAATATAAAAGAAAATATAAAATTTAATGATTTCTATGATGAATTAATCATTGCTACAGGAGCATCAGCTATAAACCCACCTATAAAAAATATCGACGCTAAAAATATTTTTCATCTAAAAAGCTTTCAAGATGGAGTTGAATTAAAACAAGAACTCATAAAACCTGAAAATAAAGACGTCGTTATAGTTGGTGCAGGTTATATTGGACTTGAAGCTGCAGAAGCTGCTAAACACTTAAATAAAAACGTTAGAATAATACAAAGAGGATCAAGAGTAGTTGCTGGAAGTTTTGATGAAGAAATAACTGATATTATGCAAGAAGAACTTAATAGTACTGAAAATCTAGCTCTTCATTTGAATGAAAATGTTTTGGAATTTGAAATTGATGACAACGGAAAAGTTTGCGGAGTAAAAACTGATAAAGGAAACTATAAAACTGATCTTGTAATAATAGCTATTGGAGTAAAACCTAATACTGATTTTTTAATAAATAAAGGTTTTTATATGTTAAGAAACGGAGCTCTTATTATAGATGGTAAAGGAAGAACTAATGTAAAAGATGTATATGCTGCTGGAGATTGTGCAAGTGTTTATCATAAAGTTAGAAAAGACAATGTATATATTCCTCTTGCTACTACATCTAACAAAATTGGAAGAGTAGTTGGAGAACACTTAGCAGGAGTCGAAATAGAGTTTAAAGGAACTTTAGGGTCTGCAGCTATAAAGGTTATGAATCTAGAAGCTGGAAGAACAGGAATTAGTGAAAAAGAAGCTATAGAGCTTAATATTCCTTATAAAACTGTATTTATCGAAGATGCCAATCAAACAAGTTACTATCCAGGACAAGAAGATCTTTATGCAAAATTAATTTTCCATAAAGAAAATAGAAAAATTCTAGGAGGTCAACTTATAGGTAAAAAAGGAGCTGTTTTAAGAGTTGACGTATTAGCTGCTGCTATTGATAAAGAGATGACAGTTGATGAACTAGGAATGTTAGATCTTTGCTATGCTCCACCTTTTGCACTAACTTGGGATACACTTAATACATTAGGAAATGTAGCAAAATCTAAATTGAGTAAATAA
- a CDS encoding sodium:solute symporter family protein codes for MREIILILYFFIVVIVGFISFGQIKNNKDFFIAGKNAGVYQVAGSLLASILGSSAILGSVDFAYDVGWAGSWLMLCGALGLLILYPLTKFIKNFQGYNLPDLLGNFYGEEVQRISSFIIPIAWLGIVASQIMGAAKIITIISTFTYIEGVWLSGFVFIVYTILGGQFSIIKTDIIQLIFILLGLLVVFFYISSEPLTKEALPLINHKFGYIDLLVMILTYSTTYIVGPDIYSRLFCAKNEKTMKMSILIAIVVLIPLGFILAKLGIYGAEMFTDVGKNSVLLMIADSKLPNILSFLLYLALLSAVISSADTTLLTASSLFTQGLIKNLKSEKAVFISRVLTAAFGVGAIIIALKMKYILSTLLMALTIYSGAFIIPTFVGMFGYRARKEVVITAIVVGGFVATLGKYYPGNTGKYIAIAAFILNGLILYFGKKLVK; via the coding sequence TTGAGAGAAATAATATTGATTTTGTATTTTTTTATTGTGGTAATAGTAGGATTTATTTCTTTTGGCCAAATAAAAAATAATAAGGACTTTTTTATAGCTGGAAAGAATGCAGGAGTTTATCAAGTAGCAGGAAGTTTACTGGCGTCAATTTTGGGAAGCTCTGCAATTTTAGGAAGTGTAGATTTTGCCTATGATGTAGGATGGGCAGGAAGTTGGTTAATGTTATGTGGAGCATTAGGACTTCTTATTTTATATCCATTAACTAAATTTATAAAAAATTTTCAAGGCTATAATCTTCCAGATTTATTAGGAAATTTTTATGGAGAAGAAGTGCAAAGAATATCTTCTTTTATTATACCTATAGCTTGGTTAGGTATTGTAGCTTCTCAGATTATGGGGGCAGCAAAAATAATAACAATAATTTCTACATTTACATATATAGAAGGAGTATGGTTAAGTGGTTTTGTTTTTATTGTTTATACAATTTTAGGAGGACAATTTTCAATAATAAAAACAGATATAATACAACTTATTTTTATTTTATTAGGATTACTTGTTGTATTTTTTTATATTTCTTCTGAACCATTAACTAAAGAGGCGTTACCTCTAATTAATCATAAATTTGGATATATAGATTTATTAGTTATGATATTAACATATTCTACTACCTATATTGTAGGACCAGATATATACTCTAGACTGTTTTGTGCTAAAAATGAAAAAACAATGAAAATGTCAATTTTAATAGCAATAGTAGTATTAATTCCATTGGGATTTATATTAGCAAAATTAGGAATATATGGAGCAGAAATGTTTACTGATGTAGGAAAAAATTCAGTACTTTTGATGATTGCAGACAGTAAATTACCTAATATTTTAAGTTTTTTATTATATTTAGCACTTTTATCTGCAGTTATTTCATCTGCTGATACTACACTATTAACTGCTTCATCACTTTTTACTCAAGGATTAATTAAAAATTTAAAAAGTGAAAAAGCGGTATTTATAAGTAGAGTATTAACAGCTGCATTTGGAGTTGGAGCAATAATAATAGCATTAAAAATGAAATATATACTTTCAACTCTTTTAATGGCACTTACAATATATTCAGGTGCTTTTATCATTCCAACTTTTGTAGGGATGTTTGGTTATAGAGCTAGAAAAGAAGTAGTTATAACTGCAATAGTTGTAGGTGGATTTGTTGCTACTTTAGGAAAATATTATCCTGGAAATACTGGGAAATACATTGCTATAGCAGCATTTATACTAAATGGATTAATTTTATATTTTGGAAAAAAATTAGTGAAATAG
- a CDS encoding YoaK family protein codes for MKVTQTLLLNWIYMLCFFGGFINTVSVVKYSYTISHFTGNTSKIAINIASGNFMEVFKLIFIMVSFMIGAAISGYLVEGREFNLKRRYGYSFVALGIGLLFLYTFAGNTWLFFYYLPFMMGVQNGLFISYKGVVIRTTHISGSVTDAGVYLGHCLRGKLEDRWKGFFCFYMIVAFLVGGFCGIELYFLMKSKVFILVGFGYIMIACVYFFLRHRCNVLCMSSEGYPFK; via the coding sequence ATGAAAGTTACACAGACATTATTACTGAATTGGATTTATATGCTATGCTTTTTTGGTGGGTTTATAAATACTGTCAGTGTTGTAAAGTATTCCTATACAATATCACATTTTACTGGGAATACTTCAAAAATTGCTATTAATATAGCAAGTGGTAATTTTATGGAGGTTTTCAAATTAATCTTCATAATGGTATCTTTTATGATTGGAGCAGCAATTTCGGGATACTTAGTAGAAGGAAGAGAGTTTAATTTAAAAAGAAGATACGGGTACAGTTTTGTAGCACTAGGAATAGGACTTTTATTTTTATACACTTTTGCAGGAAATACTTGGTTATTTTTTTATTACTTGCCTTTTATGATGGGAGTACAAAATGGATTATTTATTTCATATAAAGGTGTTGTGATAAGAACTACTCATATAAGTGGAAGTGTTACAGATGCTGGTGTTTATTTAGGACATTGTCTACGTGGAAAATTGGAAGATCGTTGGAAAGGATTTTTTTGTTTTTACATGATAGTTGCTTTTTTAGTTGGAGGATTTTGCGGAATAGAGCTTTATTTCCTAATGAAGAGTAAAGTATTTATATTGGTAGGATTTGGATATATAATGATAGCTTGTGTATATTTCTTCCTTAGACATAGATGCAATGTATTATGTATGAGTAGTGAAGGATATCCTTTTAAGTAA
- a CDS encoding ATP-dependent DNA helicase encodes MIDNLNKSQYEAVTSTEGPVLIIAGPGSGKTKTLVERTVYLLSKKNVKPENIFLSTFTEKAASELISRISEKLKENNLNINLSEMYIGTLHSIFRRIIEENIESSTFYDNFKVLDDTEQLFFIYTKISYFKKLSGYNDFFKNIPCRNTWEKSKKILQWLDTLNEYGKNLKDIKTQNPSILFLKEAQQVYKNLLVDNNVIDFSTIQAELLEILVNNKNILDELNEKFRYIMIDEYQDTNNIQEKIIFLLGYKYKNICVVGDDDQAIYRFRGATTKNILKFPKRFDDNKCKHITLDTNYRSQLDIVRLCNTWISMLHWNGYRYEKTMYSTENKSISPTASVIRIGGENESSWKENLYKFIKTLYTTKKITDYSQVAFLFKSVQIQQVKELKKYFEERQIPVYSPRSKDFFEKEEIIITIASLLVYFPQTKYLVFDKVKNRTNEVFFYYQFCLENLKKIIKKDEKFYQWIVEKRKENAKENIETFPNLKTIFYSFLQFDTFKKYLNLDNNLEHEKRETHNLAIFTDILDKYESLTKISQISSENINTYLKYFFMNYIRQLREKRVDEFENKDNFPTGAIPFLTFHQSKGLEFPVVIVDSLYSIPQPQIKTYEDELKNLLNLNDNFEPHDKKPYFDLWRLYYTAFSRAQDLLVLTSIENKNGRKRLPSQTFAPLFYRAPDWQDSKNFELKYLNISPTKESNIKKYLSYSSNITLYEFCPLKYQFIKEFDFKQNKNTDTLYGIFFHKVIEKIHKYIIKHKEIPNELKIKNIVDKIVKTMHTTYQIEFEESSICKIYNSINKYLNFINPSEILASEFKVYSIEDGYILEGIFDLIRKKDNSYELIDFKSGKYSEYFIQSYKKQLALYSYLIKNEYNLPNIKTYLYFEEEENPFFEVKITEKDIENEITNFNLTADKLLNNNFPPKPFDEKCNKCDFRWFCNSRKGEM; translated from the coding sequence ATGATTGATAATTTAAATAAATCTCAATATGAAGCAGTTACATCAACTGAAGGTCCTGTGCTGATTATTGCCGGTCCTGGATCTGGAAAAACTAAAACTTTAGTTGAACGTACTGTGTATCTTTTAAGTAAAAAAAATGTAAAACCTGAAAATATTTTTCTCTCTACTTTTACTGAAAAAGCAGCTTCTGAACTTATTAGTAGAATATCAGAAAAATTAAAAGAAAATAATCTAAACATAAATTTAAGTGAAATGTATATAGGAACTTTGCATTCTATTTTTAGAAGAATTATTGAAGAAAATATAGAAAGTTCTACTTTCTATGATAATTTTAAAGTTTTAGATGATACTGAACAACTTTTTTTCATATATACAAAAATCAGCTACTTTAAAAAATTATCTGGATACAATGATTTTTTTAAAAATATTCCATGTCGAAATACTTGGGAAAAAAGTAAAAAAATTCTACAATGGCTAGATACTTTAAATGAATATGGAAAAAATTTAAAAGATATAAAAACACAAAATCCTTCTATTTTATTTTTAAAGGAAGCACAACAAGTATATAAAAATCTACTAGTTGATAACAATGTAATAGATTTCTCAACTATACAAGCAGAACTGTTGGAAATTTTGGTAAATAATAAAAATATTTTAGATGAATTAAATGAAAAATTTAGATATATCATGATTGATGAATATCAAGATACTAACAATATCCAAGAAAAAATTATCTTTTTATTGGGATATAAGTATAAAAATATATGTGTAGTTGGAGATGATGATCAAGCAATATATAGATTTAGAGGAGCTACTACAAAAAATATACTAAAATTTCCAAAAAGATTTGATGATAACAAGTGTAAACATATAACTCTAGACACAAATTATAGATCACAATTAGATATTGTTAGACTTTGTAATACTTGGATATCTATGCTTCACTGGAATGGATATAGATATGAAAAAACTATGTATTCAACTGAAAATAAAAGTATTTCACCTACTGCATCAGTAATTAGAATAGGTGGAGAAAACGAAAGTAGTTGGAAAGAAAATTTATATAAATTTATAAAAACACTATACACTACAAAAAAAATAACTGATTATAGCCAAGTTGCTTTTTTATTTAAAAGTGTCCAAATTCAACAAGTAAAAGAACTAAAAAAATATTTTGAAGAACGTCAAATACCTGTTTATTCACCAAGATCAAAGGATTTCTTTGAAAAAGAGGAAATTATTATAACTATAGCTTCGTTATTAGTATATTTCCCTCAAACTAAGTATCTAGTTTTTGACAAAGTTAAAAATCGTACTAATGAGGTATTTTTTTACTATCAATTTTGTCTAGAAAACTTAAAAAAAATTATCAAAAAAGATGAGAAATTTTATCAATGGATTGTTGAAAAAAGAAAAGAAAATGCTAAGGAAAATATAGAAACATTTCCAAATTTAAAAACAATTTTTTATTCTTTTTTACAATTTGATACTTTTAAAAAATATCTTAATTTAGATAACAATTTAGAGCATGAAAAAAGAGAAACACATAACTTAGCCATATTTACAGATATACTTGATAAGTACGAATCACTTACAAAAATTAGTCAAATTTCATCAGAAAATATAAACACTTATCTTAAATATTTTTTCATGAATTACATAAGACAACTTAGAGAAAAAAGAGTGGATGAGTTTGAAAATAAGGATAACTTTCCAACTGGAGCTATTCCTTTTCTTACGTTTCATCAATCAAAAGGATTAGAATTTCCAGTTGTAATTGTTGATTCTTTATATTCTATACCCCAACCTCAAATAAAAACATATGAAGATGAATTAAAAAATCTTCTCAATCTAAATGATAATTTTGAACCACATGATAAGAAACCTTATTTTGACTTATGGAGGCTTTATTACACTGCTTTTTCTAGAGCTCAAGATCTTTTAGTTTTAACTAGCATAGAAAATAAAAATGGACGTAAACGTTTGCCTTCACAAACATTTGCTCCACTTTTCTATAGAGCTCCTGACTGGCAAGATTCTAAAAATTTTGAACTAAAATATCTTAACATTTCACCTACAAAAGAAAGCAATATAAAAAAATATCTTTCCTATAGTTCAAATATAACACTATATGAATTTTGTCCTTTAAAGTATCAATTTATAAAAGAATTTGATTTTAAACAAAATAAAAATACAGATACTTTATATGGAATATTTTTTCATAAAGTTATAGAAAAAATCCATAAATATATAATAAAACATAAAGAAATTCCAAATGAATTAAAAATAAAAAATATTGTAGATAAAATTGTAAAAACTATGCATACAACTTATCAAATTGAATTTGAAGAAAGTTCTATTTGTAAAATATATAATTCTATTAATAAATATCTTAATTTTATTAACCCTTCTGAAATTTTAGCTTCTGAATTTAAAGTTTATAGTATAGAAGATGGCTATATACTTGAAGGTATTTTTGACTTAATCAGAAAAAAAGATAATTCTTATGAATTAATTGATTTTAAAAGTGGAAAGTATTCTGAGTATTTTATACAATCATATAAAAAACAATTAGCTCTATATTCATATCTAATTAAAAATGAATATAATTTACCTAATATAAAAACATATTTATATTTTGAAGAAGAAGAAAATCCATTTTTTGAAGTAAAAATAACAGAAAAAGATATTGAAAATGAAATTACAAATTTTAATCTAACTGCAGATAAACTTTTAAATAATAATTTCCCACCAAAACCATTTGATGAAAAATGTAATAAATGTGATTTTAGATGGTTTTGTAATTCAAGAAAAGGAGAAATGTAA
- a CDS encoding metallophosphoesterase family protein, which yields MKILHCSDIHLGKRPFGTKEFSQKRYLDFFYAFETLIDEAIRKKVDLVIVAGDLFDKKELTPDVLQKCEKIFIKLKNNNIPAFIIEGNHDNNNNNDLINSWTHYLEDKKLIIRGDYRFEDNNFKFDKFQINDVNIYGIGYPGFAVDEVLTQLSQQLNPLEKNIVVVHTALGGGEYLPGLANSSSIKEFKDKVLYIAGGHLHSFQVYPKENPYFFIPGSLEYWNVLNEKSDKKGGILFDTDTKEYEFVQISPRKRIKTIFNPTSSEIEEEFSKFCENLHLTGEELVIVTINITDNKYINTTEFEKIIEKKGALKGYIQLNYAENNDLNNNNTYTSIKAIEKNIISSWEQFKNKDSICNYLQKFKEYSGDKERQDDFFTLFDNMLEEEISNENK from the coding sequence ATGAAAATACTTCACTGTTCAGATATTCATTTGGGAAAACGTCCTTTTGGAACAAAAGAGTTTTCTCAAAAACGGTATCTTGATTTTTTTTATGCTTTTGAAACCCTAATAGATGAAGCCATTAGAAAAAAAGTTGACTTAGTTATTGTAGCTGGAGACCTTTTTGATAAAAAAGAATTAACTCCAGATGTTTTACAAAAATGTGAAAAAATTTTTATAAAGCTAAAAAATAATAATATCCCTGCTTTTATTATTGAAGGAAACCATGATAATAACAATAATAATGATCTTATTAATTCGTGGACTCATTATCTTGAAGATAAAAAACTTATTATTCGTGGTGATTATAGATTCGAAGATAATAACTTTAAATTTGATAAATTCCAAATTAATGATGTTAATATCTATGGAATTGGATATCCAGGATTTGCTGTAGATGAAGTTTTAACTCAACTTTCTCAACAACTAAATCCTTTAGAAAAAAATATAGTTGTTGTTCATACTGCTCTAGGTGGCGGAGAATATCTTCCTGGACTAGCTAATTCTTCTTCTATTAAAGAATTTAAAGACAAAGTACTATATATTGCTGGGGGACATCTACACTCTTTTCAAGTTTATCCAAAAGAAAATCCTTATTTTTTTATTCCTGGTTCATTAGAGTATTGGAATGTTTTAAATGAAAAAAGTGATAAAAAAGGTGGAATACTCTTTGATACTGATACTAAAGAGTATGAATTTGTTCAAATTTCTCCTAGAAAAAGGATTAAAACTATTTTTAATCCCACTTCAAGTGAAATAGAAGAGGAGTTTAGCAAATTTTGTGAAAATCTTCATCTTACAGGAGAAGAGTTAGTTATTGTTACAATCAATATTACAGATAACAAATATATTAATACAACAGAGTTTGAAAAAATAATAGAAAAAAAAGGAGCTCTAAAAGGGTACATTCAGTTAAATTATGCTGAAAATAACGATTTAAATAATAATAACACATATACATCTATTAAAGCTATCGAAAAAAATATTATCTCATCTTGGGAACAATTTAAAAATAAAGATAGTATTTGTAACTATCTACAAAAATTCAAAGAATATAGTGGTGATAAAGAAAGACAAGATGATTTCTTTACTCTATTTGACAATATGTTAGAGGAGGAAATATCAAATGAAAATAAATAG
- a CDS encoding AAA family ATPase, giving the protein MKINRVHLENYRVHENLDIKFSKGINLLLGKNGKGKSSILEAIGTALFDSKARSILSEALTYGKKSGKIEIEFSGIDGEDYTITKKIPSGGSKLCRISDGVTLDGKTDKIRELCGINGDVKNIYDNIIVAKQNEFVNAFKDTPTNREAIFNAIFNTDIYKKIGEKDLLKVQQKYESNLSNEQTKFDTISSKIIDPDQLESLLVEKNTKKIDISNKLDQLLIKEQELEKLLTNIQELQNKISTLKSKYDYTSSTITNCQLNIEKIKVTIKQAQQAEIIVKENTKGYKNYELVSNEIEQLKLQRKTIEEKKNYYEKLEKEKTKNESHIFKLNANIDTIQNNITTANELLLEKNTNFGELNSKININKSLELEYNEKIKLLSQQIKKLEQYEAEISNKEKILDNTKKDYDNIEKNIKDIQKSINDLNSLNIDNTLQNLILFESQKIQLEKENHTLNTQKIENKDAYEILKTYQCPYLKESCENLKGKNIENFFSEKILKIDNTIANNNKKIEELNIAIQDKSKWNEKKSKLILLQENYKKLGLELVTTKKEVENNNLAYNLITTQLENFKLKNNITSKDELNKQYLSFKIQLDNLNILENSKELQSLEKSISKIHTDISMYKTQSENITKELKTIEAKNTEINIYLKDNKDIITQFININNNIEIKEHELKSLEQSKNLYLENLSKSNEKEKFVAELDKTNLVLEKEILELSILKKDIEINEASLKQYDTSKISQDKKQVTFDIGVLREEFGKIISEIETTQKQLNETKKDLDLLQKLTDNIKKINTKLELTKYFRENVKNMGKEVSKNMLKEIEIIATENFRKITGRGEKIIWSNEDKDKYLVYLVGNNTKLKFEQLSGGEQVAVAISIRSAMSNIFTDSKFSIFDEPTNNLDSEKRQSLADSIGEILKNLEQSIIVTHDDTFKEMAEKVIYL; this is encoded by the coding sequence ATGAAAATAAATAGAGTACATTTAGAAAATTACCGTGTTCATGAAAATTTAGATATCAAATTTTCTAAAGGTATAAATCTTTTGTTAGGAAAAAATGGAAAAGGAAAATCCTCTATTTTAGAGGCAATTGGAACTGCTTTATTTGACTCTAAAGCAAGAAGTATTTTAAGTGAAGCTCTTACATATGGTAAAAAAAGTGGAAAAATTGAAATTGAATTTAGCGGAATAGATGGTGAAGATTATACTATTACAAAAAAAATACCAAGTGGTGGCTCTAAGTTATGTAGAATATCAGATGGAGTCACTTTAGATGGAAAAACAGATAAAATAAGAGAACTATGTGGTATTAATGGCGATGTAAAAAATATTTATGACAATATCATTGTTGCAAAACAAAATGAATTTGTAAATGCTTTTAAAGACACACCAACTAATAGAGAAGCAATATTTAATGCTATTTTTAATACTGACATATATAAAAAAATAGGGGAAAAAGATCTCTTAAAAGTACAACAAAAGTATGAAAGTAATTTAAGTAATGAGCAAACTAAATTTGATACTATTAGTAGCAAGATAATAGACCCTGATCAGTTAGAATCTCTACTTGTTGAAAAAAACACAAAAAAAATAGACATTTCAAATAAATTAGATCAACTTCTTATAAAAGAACAAGAACTTGAAAAGCTTTTAACTAACATACAAGAGTTGCAAAATAAAATATCTACTCTTAAATCAAAATATGATTATACAAGTAGTACAATAACTAATTGCCAATTAAATATAGAAAAAATAAAAGTAACAATCAAGCAAGCTCAACAAGCAGAAATAATTGTTAAAGAAAATACCAAAGGATATAAAAATTACGAACTTGTTTCTAACGAAATAGAACAATTAAAATTACAAAGAAAAACTATTGAAGAGAAAAAAAATTATTATGAAAAATTAGAAAAAGAAAAGACAAAAAATGAAAGTCACATCTTTAAATTAAATGCAAATATTGATACAATTCAAAATAATATAACTACTGCTAACGAGCTATTATTAGAAAAAAATACAAACTTTGGTGAATTAAACTCTAAAATAAATATAAATAAATCTTTAGAATTAGAATACAATGAAAAAATAAAATTATTATCTCAACAAATAAAAAAGCTTGAACAATATGAAGCTGAAATTTCAAATAAAGAAAAAATATTAGATAATACAAAAAAAGACTATGACAATATAGAAAAAAATATCAAAGATATACAAAAAAGTATCAATGATTTAAACTCTTTAAATATTGATAATACTTTACAAAACTTAATATTATTCGAATCTCAAAAAATACAATTAGAGAAGGAAAATCATACATTAAATACCCAAAAAATAGAAAATAAAGACGCATACGAAATACTAAAAACATATCAATGTCCTTATTTAAAAGAAAGTTGTGAAAATCTTAAAGGGAAAAATATCGAAAATTTCTTTTCTGAAAAAATATTGAAAATAGACAATACTATTGCAAATAATAATAAGAAAATCGAAGAATTAAATATTGCAATACAAGATAAAAGTAAATGGAATGAAAAAAAATCTAAATTAATTCTTTTACAAGAAAATTATAAAAAATTAGGATTAGAACTAGTAACTACAAAGAAAGAAGTAGAAAATAACAATCTAGCTTATAATCTCATAACTACGCAACTTGAGAATTTTAAACTGAAAAATAATATTACCTCTAAAGATGAACTTAATAAACAGTATCTATCTTTCAAAATTCAACTTGATAATTTAAATATTTTAGAAAATAGTAAAGAATTGCAATCATTAGAAAAGTCTATTAGTAAAATACATACAGATATTTCTATGTATAAAACACAATCTGAAAATATTACAAAAGAGCTTAAAACTATTGAAGCTAAAAATACAGAAATTAATATATATTTAAAAGATAATAAAGATATTATTACCCAGTTTATAAATATTAATAATAATATAGAAATAAAAGAACATGAATTAAAGTCTCTTGAACAAAGTAAAAATTTATATCTTGAAAATTTAAGTAAATCTAATGAAAAAGAAAAATTCGTAGCAGAGCTTGATAAAACTAACCTAGTCCTAGAAAAAGAAATTTTAGAATTAAGTATCTTAAAAAAAGATATTGAAATTAATGAAGCCTCACTAAAACAATATGATACAAGTAAAATATCACAAGATAAAAAACAAGTAACATTTGATATTGGAGTTTTAAGAGAAGAATTTGGAAAAATTATTTCAGAAATTGAAACAACTCAAAAACAATTAAATGAAACCAAAAAAGACTTAGATCTTCTGCAGAAATTAACAGATAATATAAAAAAAATAAATACAAAATTAGAACTTACAAAATATTTTAGAGAAAATGTAAAAAATATGGGTAAAGAAGTTTCTAAAAATATGCTAAAAGAAATAGAAATTATAGCTACTGAAAATTTTAGAAAAATAACCGGACGCGGTGAAAAAATTATTTGGTCCAATGAGGATAAAGATAAATATTTAGTTTATTTAGTTGGAAATAATACTAAATTAAAATTTGAACAACTATCTGGTGGTGAACAAGTAGCAGTAGCTATATCAATAAGAAGTGCTATGAGCAATATTTTTACTGATAGCAAGTTTTCTATTTTTGATGAACCAACAAACAACTTAGATAGTGAAAAACGTCAAAGCCTTGCTGATTCTATTGGTGAAATTTTAAAAAATCTTGAACAAAGTATCATTGTTACACACGATGATACATTTAAAGAAATGGCAGAAAAAGTAATATATTTATAG
- a CDS encoding arsenate reductase family protein: MIIQIFGKKNCNDSKKAERFFKERGIKIQFINLKEKAPSKGELKSICSKFPLEELIDTNSSEYKKRNLQYMVFDLEETLLENPILFKSPIGRFKNEITLGYEPEIWKKWIEK, translated from the coding sequence ATGATTATTCAAATATTTGGTAAAAAAAATTGTAATGACTCTAAAAAAGCAGAACGTTTTTTTAAAGAACGTGGAATAAAAATACAATTTATAAATTTAAAAGAAAAAGCTCCATCTAAAGGTGAATTAAAATCTATATGTTCTAAGTTCCCACTAGAAGAGCTAATCGATACTAACTCTTCAGAATATAAAAAAAGAAACCTTCAATATATGGTATTTGATCTAGAAGAAACACTTTTAGAAAACCCAATTTTATTTAAATCACCCATAGGAAGATTTAAAAATGAAATTACTCTTGGTTACGAACCTGAAATTTGGAAAAAATGGATAGAAAAATAG